GCTGCTTGGTACTGACCTCAACCCCACTCCACCCGCCCCGTTAAAGGTGATCAAACTGCCTTATGCGGACGTTCTGACCGAAGGAAGCGGCTCCGCTAAAGAAGTGAAATATGAGGTATGGCGCGGAAGTGTGAACGCTGCCACCTCTCCCTCAACCACCGTCGACGTGAATCTGGACAGCCCAGGTCCGGGTCCGGACCCAGATCCAGGAACGCCTTGGCATGAAAACCTCGAGCCACTGGTGGTCGTCAGTGACAGCGGTAACGGCTCTGGCGGTGATAACGTGATTCCACCTGGAGACTTCAACAAGGAAGCTGTTGCCACTATTCCCCATCTCGGCAAGAACGGGCAGCCAATCTGGAAGGTCAATGATCGGGTGCAAGTCAGTTGGGATGGAACACTGGTTGGAACGCCCTTCCCCATTATCAATGCAAATGAAAACCAAGATGCGAAAATCGCGATTCAGGCGGGGACGGTGGGCGCCTCGACAGGCCTCAAAAACGTCTTTTATGTCGTCAGCCGAGACCTGCTCCCAAGCACTACTGAGGTGGCAACAGCAGAATCCGAACCGACGCCGGTCGATGTGCAATCACCAGGCTTACTGCCAGGGGACGGCTCGTTAGCGAAGGTAATATTCACCGAAGAGAATCCTGCGCTGAACGTGGTGAACCGGACGACAGGCGGGCTGGACGGAACGCCTGTCCGAATTACGTTGAAGGATGTGACCAACATTGCCAAGGATGACCTCATCGACTTGAGGTTTGTGGGTCGCAATAGTCTGACTGATCCAACGGCTGCAGAAATCCCCGGGACTGAACTTGTTGTCACAGACCACAAGATCACCCAGCAGGAAATGGACAGAGGCTATTACGAACTTGATATTCCGTATAACCCCTATCTGCAGAAAATCTGCCGCAATGGCTGCACAGTGGATTACTCCATTACTAATGGCGTCGGCACCCCAGTCGATGCGGAGCAGAAGTTTATCCGAATCGTGCTGGATCAGCCTGGGTCGATTGGGGTTTGTGAGATCAACCCAACATAACCGGCCAGGTTTGCGCCAGGAACACCTGTAACTCTGGCGCACTTGAATCTTCCTGCAAAAGAGCTCGCAAGGGCTCTGTTGCAGGAAGACTTACTTCAGAACTGTTCGCTCTTCAAGGACGGGTGATATGACGACTTTAAAGCACAGTAATGTTTCGCCCACCTCATCTGGCATATTGGTGCTTAATCCATTAATTATTCCCGCGATGGATTACGGATCTGTCAGGCCTGGCTTGGGCTGGGATGACTTAAACGACCCCAGCAGACCCGTACTTATGCAGGTTCAATTAAACATCCAGGCCTATGCACCGGGCAACTTTGTCACGCTCTATTGGAACGGCATAGCTGTACAGACCTTCATATTGGAGGAATTTCATTTTCAAAACAGCTTCATGGCGTTCAGCGTTTATTCTATCTCGATCACCGAACCCAGCGGTGAAGTGTATTACACCGTATATGATCAAGTCAGCGGCTCAACTGAACCGTCTACCAAACGAACGGTGCTCGTTAAACTGTCCGTGCCCGGCGGCCCTGATACCGACACCGCAACGCCTTACCTTAATGATCGACTGGCCGCAGCCAGCATTTCGCCCCCAGGTAATATTACTGACCCGGATACACCGGTGAGCGTCACCATCGCGCCATGGGACAACATGGCAGTAGGCGACGAACTCACGGTCATCTGGAATGGCATTCGTCTCAAACAGCCTCCATTGACCGCCACGCAGGTTAATCAGAAGCAGATCATTGTTATCTCAAAAGATACGCTCATTGCAGCAGGCGACGGCAGCCCAGTGACCGTGAATTATGAGATCAGGGACATCGTCAACAATTACTCGCTCGTGTCCCGAGCGGCTTCGGTCAATGTCATCGTTGATCCGAACGCTCCACCCGCACCGTTCGTCAAAATGGACGGCGAATGGGTGACCGAGATCGATCTCGACATGCTCGGCAATGAAGATGTTCAGGTCGAAATCCCCCACGACAATGGCATGCCTGCTCCCGGTGACTCGATCACACTGATCTGGACTGGCAGGACAGCGGACGGCACAGAAAAAAAAGTGGTGTTGGGACCGATTGACTACCCGAGCGGAGGGCGCAATCTTGAATTCAATGTCGACAATGCAGAGATCGTCGCCATTGCCGGAGGTGGGGCAGTTGCCAACTATTTGGTAGAGCCGAAAGCAGGGAACGCCAAAACGTCGAAAAGTACGACGGTGACTGTCATCGGCACCCCGGTGCAACTTGCCGCGCCTTTCATTCCGGGGGTTATTGGCGGCACGCTCGACCCAGGGGCGATCGGTGACCCAGTGATGGTGCGCATTCCTGTCTACACCGGCAAGGCGCCGGACGATGAAATCTACCTTTCGTGGGAGGGCCTGACTGAAGCCGGTAACCCACTCGTCTACACGGACGTCTACACCGTGCAGACCGGCGAAGAAAATTCCGTAACCGATATGGAGGTTCCCCAAAGCATGCTCACCCCTCTGGCGGGTGGGTCGTTACGCGTCAGCTATCGCGTGAAGCTCATAGCGACGGGCACCCTGCTGCAGTCGACTGCTACCGAGTACAAGGTAGGCGCCGGCCTGTTGCTTCCGCTTCCGACAGTAACGAATGCACCTGATGACATATTCGACCCAGTCGCCAGCCCCGACGGCTCATCGGTGCATGTGGACGGTAGGGCTGCCGCGTTGAAAAAGCGTGATGTGGTAACCCTCTACTGGACGGGACCGGTTCAGGAAGGCAGCGCCTCGCAACCGTTCACCGTTTACGCCGATAACCAGTCCATTAATTGGACAATCCCGATCGAATTGATCGTTCCGAGCCGCGGCCAAACCGTCGACGTATTTTATGAAGTGGCTCGCGCCGCAGGCGGCAGTGAGAAATCGCAGACTCGAACACTCAGCATTATTGAGTCAATGCCCAAGGTCATCACTGATGACTTCTCCACGCGGACAGGCACGATGATCTCGGCCGGCGGAACGCTCAGCACTGCTTACACTACGATCAGTTTTGTCTCGGGCAACGGGCAAATCGGCTTTCCCATGCGTGACGCCGTACCACCTGATGGTGAGATCTCATTAAAACTGCCGTTGCTTCATGTCTGCTACCAACATCCGGTAAACAACCCCGGCACTCAGATCGTTTTGATCGACTTGAAACGTGATTGCAGCAAGGTCGAGTGTGATGTGTATGGCGCAGGCACTGGGAGCGGCCGAAACACCACCGTCACCCTGCTGAATGCGGCCCAGGCTGCCGTCGAAACGGTCGTACTGCCTGCCGTCACAAATCAGCACTTTAGCTCTACAGCCGCACAACCCATTCATTACATACAAATTACCGGCGCCACTGACTGGACGCTCTGGGACAACATCACGATGACAACCCAGAACCTTGCAAGGAGCAAAAGAAGATGACAACTACCACTGTAACCTCTGAACAACTGGCCCAACTGAAAACAGCACTCGAGAATGCCGTTTCGGGGAAAGCCGGTGTGCAAAGCGCAAGCTATCCCGCTCCCAAAGTTAAACCCGTCAACTCGTTAGGAGTACTAGAGCCCGATACCAACGATGCGGTGAACAACACCTACATCGTTATTGATCCAGCACCGACTGCGACCTCAGTGGTCAGCTTTTACTGGAATGGCGATTACACCATACCTGCCGAGACCTCCGACGTTTCGCCGATGATGGTGAAGGTTCCGCCCGCGTTGGTCATTGCTGCGGCGAACAAGACGATTGCTGTGATATACGCCGTTGTAGGACCTGATGATCCTCAAGGGGTGGCGTCGAGCCCGCTGTCCCTCGTCGTCGGCAAGTACACCGAGCCTGCTTATCCAAAGCCTGTTATTACACAAGCGCAAGCCGGTGATCCTTATCCACTACTTGACGTTAGTAAACTAACTGCAAACGCCAATGTCACTGTTCAACCCTGGACGGGCATTGCAGTGGGTCAAATGTTGTGGCTGAACGCAGTGTCAAGTCCACCGATCAAATTGACCAAATGGCAGGGCTTCAGGATTACTTCCACGGGTGTGCAATCGACTGTTATCGGGCTTGCTGCCCTGCAAACGCTTGACCACGATACGGACCTGACGTTGAAGCTCGAAGTTTCTTTCGATGACGGCGCTACAAAAAAACCATTCCCGCTCACCACCTACAAAATCATCAATGCCAAAGATCTAGACCTGCCCGCGCCTGTCGTAAAAGAAGCAAGCGGCGGCGTGTTGAACCCTATGGCTGCCTTGAGCGGCGCGACGGCGACGGTAGCCTATGCCGATATGCTGTTAACCGACAGCATTACGCTTATATGGAACGGCGATAAAACGTCAATTGGCGCGGCGTCGGGTAATGCCGCTAAAAGCGTCGACTTCAATGTGTCCGTGAATCTAATCGCGGCAGCGATGGGCAAAAGTATCGAGGTGAGTTACGAGGTCACCCGCGACGGGAAAGTGCTGCCGTCGAGGAAGCTGACGCTGAGTATCGGTACGTTGTCGGAAGCAGATCTAGGCCAGTCCAAACCGGTTATCGTCGAAGCAAACGGCACAACCGTTGTGGACTTGAATACATTCACAGGCGATGCACACATCACGGTCGCCAAGTGGCCGCTGGCAGCAGTGGGGCAACGCGTCTGGCTGACGGTCTATGGGCCAACCGGGGCGCCTCTTGCGCAGTTACTCACCGGGTTTGCGATTACTGGCGCGGACGGGCTCAACGGCATCGACCGAACGCTGGCGCGTGCGCAACTTGAAAGTTTGTCAGCCGGGCCCACCGTCAGGGTTGAGATCAAGGTCACTTTTGATGGGAGCACTGTTGAAGCAGGTGCCATTCGCTTCCCGGAATCTGTTTATTCAATTGTCCCTGTCATCGTCATTCCACCGTTGACAATAGATGCATCAGTGCTAGTTCTCAGCGGCCGCATGGTGCGCTTCGGGGGTACTCCCACCACTCCTCCGCCGGGCACCTCGGCGACCCGGGTCGCATCTGGTGGCGTTCCGCCCTATAAATACTCGGTCGAGCCCTACGCCGTGAACATAAACGCGACTACCGGGGAAGTCATTGCCTTCAGAGATGGCCAAGGCACGGTGACCGTAACCGATGACAGCGGGCAAACGGCCCAGTACGTCATTAGCGTTTCAAATGTGCTTGATATTGACGGCTGGACTGGGGATCAGACGTACGACACTGCCACTAACTTAGCCGCCAGATACGGCGGGCGGTTGCCGACGCTGGAGGAGTGGCGTTTCTTCCGTGCCGCTTACAACGGTGCGCCGCGAATCGAAAATGGAAGCGGGCATGCATGGACCAGCACCTCTGCCGGAGGAGATAACTATTACACGATAAGCCCTAACACCGGAGCCGAAGCTACTATTAGCAGCCGAGGAATCGCAAAGGGATGGGCCATCCTTCGACGCTTGATATAAGGGATGGTAAGAGACGCCTGCCTCACTGTGGGAGCGACCGATATACATGATCGGCACCACTGACTGGACGCTCTGGGACAACATCACGATGACAACCCAGAACCTTGCAAGGAGCAAAAGAAGATGACAACTACCACTGTAACCTCTGAACAACTGGCCCAACTGAAAACAGCACTCGAGAATGCCGTTTCGGGGAAAGCCGGTGTGCAAAGCGCAAGCTATCCCGCTCCCAAAGTTAAACCCGTCAACTCGTTAGGAGTACTAGAGCCCGATACCAACGATGCGGTGAACAACACCTACATCGTTATTGATCCAGCACCGACTGCGACCTCAGTGGTCAGCTTTTACTGGAATGGCGATTACACCATACCTGCCGAGACCTCCGACGTTTCGCCGATGTGGGTGAAGGTTCCGCCCGCGTTGGTCATTGCTGCGGCGAACAAGACGATTGCTGTGATATACGCCGTTGTAGGACCTGATGATCCTCAAGGGGTGGCGTCGAGCCCGCTGTCCCTCGTCGTCGGCAAGTACACCGAGCCTGCTTATCCAAAGCCTGTTATTAAACAAGCGCAAGCCGGTGATCCTTATCCACTACTTGACGTTAGTAAACTAACTGCAAACGCCAATGTCACTGTTCTACCCTGGACGGGCATTGCAGTGGGTCAAATGTTGTGGCTGAACGCAGTGTCAAGTCCACCGATCAAATTGACCAAATGGCAGGGCTTCAGGATTACTTCCACGGGTGTGCAATCGACCGTTATCGGGCTTGCTGCGCTGAAAACGCTCAAAAACGATTCGAGCCTGACGCTGAAGCTCGAAGTCTCATTCGATGGCGGGCTGACTAAAACACCCTTCCCGCACTCAACCTACAAGATCATCAATGCCAAAGAGCTGGATTTACCGGCGCCGGTTGTAGAAGGGGCAAGCAACGGCGTGCTGAATCCTATCAATGTTCTGAACGGCGCGAAGGCGACGGTGGCCTATACCGATATGCTGTTAACCGACAGCATTACGCTTATATGGAACGGCGATAAAACGTCAATTGGCGCGGCGTCGGGTAATACCGCTAAAAGCGTCGACTTCAATGTGCCCGTGAATCTAATCGCGGCAGCGATGGGCAAAAGTATCGAGGTGAGTTACGAGGTCACCCGCGACGGGAAAGTGCTACCGTCGAGGAAGCTGACGCTGAGTATCGGTACGTTGTCGGAAGCAGATCTAGGCCAGTCCAAACCGGTTATCACCGAGGCAAACGGCACGACACTGGATCTGAACACGTTCACCGGTGACGCACATATAACAGTTTCCAAGTGGCCGTTGGCGGCGGTCGGGCAGCGGGTGTGGCTAACGGTCTATGGGCCAGCTGGAGATCCTCTTGCGCAGTTACTTGCCGGGTTTCCGATTACCGACGCTGACGGGCTCAACGGTATTGCCCGTGCCCTCGCCCGCGCATTACTGCAGGGTCTGGCTGCAGGCGCCACCATTAAAGTAGAGATAAAGGTCACGTTCGACGGAAGCACGAATGAAACCGATGCCATTCGTTTCCCGGAGTCTGTCTATTCGGTGGTCCAACAAGTCGTACAGGTCAAACCGACCATCACATCGGTCGTCGACGCGTATGGCTACGGTATATCGAACGGAGGCATGACTTACGCAAGCTCGGGCAGAACCTCTGGCAGGGGTACACCTTCGGGTTCGATCGAGCTGTATGACGGGAACGCCTTTATTAGATCCGTACCTGTGGACGGCAACGGTCAGTGGAGCACTGAGTGGGGTGCGTACGCCGCACCTACCGCTCATTCATTTACTGCAAGAAACCCGGGGGGAGGGCTGAGCTCCAACGCGTGGACTTTCCGCATTGAAGTAACTCTTGTGCGAGACCATACCAGCTTTGAAAACAACTCACTGAATGGCTGGCAATACGGGTCGATCGTGTCTCCCAATGGCGCCGGTTTTGGCGGATCTTATCCAAGTAGCTATTGGTATAACGTGACGGGTGGCGGCAGCACACACGCCGGCGTCGTGATGACTAAGACTTTAAACAATATGAAAGTGGGGGCCTTATACGAAGTTGGTATGTGGGCGAATCGTATCGGTACTGCATACGCAGCACCGGTTCTGTCGTGCGGTACAAGCCAAGGCGAAACTTCGGGACCTGTCACCCTGACCCAAAGCGGTGTGGCAATAACTCGCAATTTTATAGCGCACTCGAACACTATGATCTTTAACATCAAAAGCCATGTTGCGACCGATCTGGGTAACGATTATGCGATTCACGGCATCGACGTAACATACGTCTCCGGCTAGGTTATATCGCGTGCCGACGCCCCGGCGGCCTTTGGGCGATCCACTTCAGGGATCGCCCAGCGGAGCAGACAATTGTTATTACCGAGCACCGCGCGTTAAAACAACTCCCCCGGCGTAAACCCAAACAACCCCTTGAACGCCGCAATAAACGCCGACGTCGAGTCATACCCGCACGCCAGCGCCGCAGTGGTGACGCTGGCACCCTCCTCCAGCGCATTCAATGAAGCCAGCAACCGCGCCCTTTGCCGCCAGCCCCGAAAACTCAAGCCGGTTTCGCGCTGAAAAAGTCGCATCAGGGTCTTCTCGGAGACGTTCAGCCTCTGCGCCCACTCGCCGAGGGTGGTGGTCTGACTTGGCTGTTCAATGAGTTCGTAGCAGAGGGAAAGCAGACGAGGATGGCGGGGCAACGGTAACGAAAACCCGACTTCCGCCAGCGTCGCCAGTTGATCCAGCAGCACCTGCACCAAACGGCTCTCGGGGCTGTCTCCTTGGGGGTAATCCGGTGGAAGGAGGCAAAACCTTTTAATCAATTCCCGCGCCAATGGGGTGACTTCAAGCACTCGGCAACGCGCCGGCGCCCAGACACAATCGTCTCGACGCACATACAGGCTGCGCATCTCAGCGCGGGCCGAGGTGATGATCTCGTGATCAAGGCCGGGAGGAATCCACACGCCCCACTGAGGCGGCGCAAAGAAACTGCCCTGCTCGGTATGAACGCCCAATACACCGCTGATTGCGTATGAGAACTGCACCCAGTCATGACGGTGAGTCGGTGTCCACGAGCCCGCACCCAGGCTTTCGGCCCGGGCGTGAAGCGGGCGCAATAGATGGGAAAGCGCTGGAATGACGCGCCGGGTGTCTGCGGGACGCGATAGGAGGTGAGGATTGTTCGCCATGAGCAGGCCTTGCTTTAGTGAGGCCGCAGTTTACGTAATCCAATCGCCGCACAGGTCAGTGGATAGCCTATGTGACACATCGAGATGTCCGAAAACATCGACACTGTCGAATCGCTACCCTGGACCTTGCGCTCATCGCTCCAGAATCGCCGTCACACCTTGACCGCCCGCCGCGCAGATAGAGATCAACCCGCGTCCTCCCCCTTTCTTGCTCAACAACTTCGCCAGATTCGCCACGATCCGCCCACCCGTCGCAGCAAACGGATGCCCCGCCGCCAGCGAGCTGCCTTTCACGTTCAGCTTGCTGCGGTCAATCGACCCCAACGCCGCATCAAGCCCCAAGCGTGTTTTGCAGTAATCCGGATCCTCCCACGCCTTCAACGTACACAGCACTTGTGCGGCGAAGGCTTCATGGATTTCGTAGTAATCGAAGTCTTGCAGCGTCAGGCCGTTACGAGCCAACAGCCGGGGGACGGCATAGACAGGCGCCATCAGCAGACCTTCATTACCGCGCACGAAATCCACCGCCGCCGCCTCGCCGTCGCGCCAGTACGCGAGAATCGGCAGCCCGCGCTCCTTTGCCCACTCCTCGCTGGCAAGCAGCACCAGCGAGGCGCCGTCGGTAAGCGGTGTTGAGTTGCCCGCCGTCAGCGTGCCTTTGGCGCTGCGTTCGTAAGCGGCCTTGAGTGAAGCCAGCTTTTCCAGACTCGCATCGGTGCGCAGATTGTTGTCCCGCGTCAGACCGAAGAACGGCGTGAGCAGATCGTCCTGCCAGCCTTCCGCGTACGCCGCGGCCATTTTCTGGTGACTTTCCAGCGTCAATTGGTCTTGTGCCTCGCGGGGGATGTTCCAGGTCTGGGCCATCAATTCGCAGTGCTGGCCCATCGACAAGCCGGTGCGCGGTTCGCCGTTGCGCGGAAGCTCAGGTTTCAGGTTATGGAGGCGCAATTGCGTCAGGGCTTTGAGTTTGTCGGCCGTGGTTTTGCTGCGGTTCACCTGCAACAGGATCTGCCGCAGGTCTTCGTTAACGCCAATAGGGGCATCAGACGTGGTGTCGACGCCGCCGGCGATGCCGCATTCGATCTGGCCAAGGGCGATCTTGTTTGCCACCAACAGCGCTGCTTCAAGCCCGGTGCCGCAGGCTTGTTGAATATCGTAAGCCGGAGTTTGCGGCGACAGCCTCGAGCCGAGCACGCATTCGCGGGTGAGGTTGAAATCACGGGAGTGCTTGAGCACCGCGCCCGCAGCCACTTCCCCCATGCGCAGGCCATGCAGATTGAAACGTTCGATCAGACCCTCCAGCGCAGCGGTCAGCATTTCCTGATTGCTGGCCGTGGCATACGCGCCGTTGGAGCGAGCGAACGGAATGCGATTGCCGCCGACAATGGCCACGCGTCGTATCTGAATCATCGAAATCTCCCTGCCGTGAATGCGTCTATCGTTAGAAAAGCGCTGCCTGACAGCGTAGGACCTATTACCCACCCGTGCGGTCCATTGCTTCGAACCCCGACTCAAGGAGAGTGTTCCATGGCATCCGATCGCTACATTGACTTCGTCAACTCCGACCTCGGCCGCAAGCTGGTCGGCGCCGTCGGCTTGCCTGCCCCCGCACACTTGGAACGCTGGCAGGCGGGGCGTCTGCGTCCGGTTGAAGGGGCGCTGCTGCTGAGCTCCGGGCCACTGGCCGACCGTGTGACTGGTTTCGCCCCGCGCCTCACTGACGTGCTGTTGAGCATGGGCGGCGACGTCACCGGCGCCCACCCTTGGAATGCGGAGCAAGGCACGAAGATCAAAGCCGTGGTGTTCGATGCCAGCGCATTGCTACACACCTCCCAGTTGAAGCAGTTGCGCGAATTCTTTCAGCCGATCCTGCGCCATCTGGACAACAGCGCGCACGTCGTCATTCTTGCGCGCAACCCCGACGCGCAAACCGATCCGTTGGCCGCCAGTACACAACAGGCCATTGAAGGCTTCAGCCGCTCGCTGGCCAAGGAAATGCGCAACGGCGGCACGGTCCAACTGTTACAGATCGAGGATGGCGCCGAGGATCAGCTCGAAGGTGCGCTGCGCTTTTTCCTGTCGCCCAAGAGTGCATTCATCTCCGGTCAGGTCATCCGCCTCAGTGCCTGCGCTCGGCAGGTTCAGGACTGGACACGCCCTTTGGCCGGGCGCAAAGCGCTGGTGACGGGCGCAGCGCGGGGTATCGGCGCGGCCATCGCCGAAACATTGGCGCGCGACGGTGCCGAAGTAGTGCTGCTGGATGTGCCTCAAGCCAAATCGGACCTGGACGCCCTCGCTGCACGCCTTGGCGACCAGTCCTTGGTCCTGGATATCTGCGCTCCCGATGCAGCCATGCAATTGATGGAACACCTGCCGAACGGGCTGGATATCGTCGTTCATAACGCCGGCATCACGCGGGACAAGACACTGGCGAACATGCCGGCCGACTTGTGGGACTCAGTGCTCGACGTCAACCTCAATGCCCCGCAAATTCTCACTCAAGCTCTGATCGACAGCGGCGCGCTGCACGACAATGGCAGCGTGATTCTGCTGGCGTCGATCAGCGGGCTGGCCGGCAATCGCGGGCAAACCAACTACACCACCAGCAAGGCCGGGTTGATCGGCTTCGCCCGGGCCATGGCGCCGACGCTCAAAGCTCGGGGCATCAGCATCAACGCCGTGGCGCCGGGGTTCATCGAGACCAGCATGACGGCGCACATGCCGTTTGCCATTCGTGAAGCGGGCAGGCGCATGAGCTCCCTGGGCCAGGGCGGCCAACCGCAGGATGTGGCCGAAGCAGTGGCCTGGCTCGGGCAACCGGGCTCAGGCGCCGTGAGCGGCCAAGTACTGCGCGTGTGCGGGCAAAGCGTTCTTGGGGCCTGAGCGGGTTTCCAAGACGAGCGATTGAACAGCCGCCCGGTCGACCTGAACCGGGCCTGATTGCAGCATGTCCTCTGGAGAAACTCGATGAGTGTGCATTGGCGGTATCTGGACACGCCTCCGGCCCTGCCCGGCCTGTTCATGCAAGCAGCGTTGCGGCGCAAGGTCAGTGGCACCCAATTGCCGGATCAAGGGCTGCGGTGCTGGATGTCGGTGGATCCCGACAAGGTCAAGGCGTTTGCCCACGTGTGTGGCTTCGTCCCCGGTAGTCTGCTGCCGCCAACCTATCCGCATGTGCTGGCTTTCCCGCTGCAGATGAAGCTGCTGACCGACAAAGACTTCCCCTTCCCGTTGCTTGGGCTGGTACATCTGCACAACCGAATCAGCATTCGCCGCCCGCTTGGCAACGTGATCAAGGCGCAGGTCAGCGTGCGCGTCGGTCATCTCCAACCTCATGCAAAGGGTGCGACGTTTGGCGTTATCACACAGGTCGAAGATGCGCTGGGCCTGCTGTGGGAGGAACAGAGCACGATGCTCTGCCGAGGCGTCCACATCGAAGGCGAGATCGAAGAGGCTGACGAGCCCGCGCCGTTGCCAATGACGGAACTGGCGACCTGGTCCGCACCCGCGGACATCGGCCGCCAGTACGCCAAGGTCAGCGGCG
The nucleotide sequence above comes from Pseudomonas lutea. Encoded proteins:
- a CDS encoding AraC family transcriptional regulator, producing MANNPHLLSRPADTRRVIPALSHLLRPLHARAESLGAGSWTPTHRHDWVQFSYAISGVLGVHTEQGSFFAPPQWGVWIPPGLDHEIITSARAEMRSLYVRRDDCVWAPARCRVLEVTPLARELIKRFCLLPPDYPQGDSPESRLVQVLLDQLATLAEVGFSLPLPRHPRLLSLCYELIEQPSQTTTLGEWAQRLNVSEKTLMRLFQRETGLSFRGWRQRARLLASLNALEEGASVTTAALACGYDSTSAFIAAFKGLFGFTPGELF
- a CDS encoding acetyl-CoA C-acetyltransferase codes for the protein MIQIRRVAIVGGNRIPFARSNGAYATASNQEMLTAALEGLIERFNLHGLRMGEVAAGAVLKHSRDFNLTRECVLGSRLSPQTPAYDIQQACGTGLEAALLVANKIALGQIECGIAGGVDTTSDAPIGVNEDLRQILLQVNRSKTTADKLKALTQLRLHNLKPELPRNGEPRTGLSMGQHCELMAQTWNIPREAQDQLTLESHQKMAAAYAEGWQDDLLTPFFGLTRDNNLRTDASLEKLASLKAAYERSAKGTLTAGNSTPLTDGASLVLLASEEWAKERGLPILAYWRDGEAAAVDFVRGNEGLLMAPVYAVPRLLARNGLTLQDFDYYEIHEAFAAQVLCTLKAWEDPDYCKTRLGLDAALGSIDRSKLNVKGSSLAAGHPFAATGGRIVANLAKLLSKKGGGRGLISICAAGGQGVTAILER
- a CDS encoding 3-oxoacyl-ACP reductase, translated to MASDRYIDFVNSDLGRKLVGAVGLPAPAHLERWQAGRLRPVEGALLLSSGPLADRVTGFAPRLTDVLLSMGGDVTGAHPWNAEQGTKIKAVVFDASALLHTSQLKQLREFFQPILRHLDNSAHVVILARNPDAQTDPLAASTQQAIEGFSRSLAKEMRNGGTVQLLQIEDGAEDQLEGALRFFLSPKSAFISGQVIRLSACARQVQDWTRPLAGRKALVTGAARGIGAAIAETLARDGAEVVLLDVPQAKSDLDALAARLGDQSLVLDICAPDAAMQLMEHLPNGLDIVVHNAGITRDKTLANMPADLWDSVLDVNLNAPQILTQALIDSGALHDNGSVILLASISGLAGNRGQTNYTTSKAGLIGFARAMAPTLKARGISINAVAPGFIETSMTAHMPFAIREAGRRMSSLGQGGQPQDVAEAVAWLGQPGSGAVSGQVLRVCGQSVLGA
- a CDS encoding MaoC/PaaZ C-terminal domain-containing protein encodes the protein MSVHWRYLDTPPALPGLFMQAALRRKVSGTQLPDQGLRCWMSVDPDKVKAFAHVCGFVPGSLLPPTYPHVLAFPLQMKLLTDKDFPFPLLGLVHLHNRISIRRPLGNVIKAQVSVRVGHLQPHAKGATFGVITQVEDALGLLWEEQSTMLCRGVHIEGEIEEADEPAPLPMTELATWSAPADIGRQYAKVSGDYNPIHLSDSSAKLFGFPKAIAHGLWMKSRVLAALEDHLPPANVQVSVGFHKPVRLPSGVTLSASAAGAHGQFRVEGEEGIVHMVGSWRPASE